The following proteins are co-located in the Polymorphospora rubra genome:
- a CDS encoding GNAT family N-acetyltransferase, protein MRIRRVDAEERLTTAFPVAAYAFESSPPAADRLDRARRYAPYNEDSINLIAEVDGRTVAAVAGIPMRQNVRGVVHRMAGIASVSTDPLARRQGHARTLLTRLLGDMRDDGHVVSALYPFRPSFYERFGYAGMPRARRASFAPADLGRLPVTCPARSSGARSPTGTTTSAT, encoded by the coding sequence ATGCGCATCCGCCGGGTCGACGCCGAGGAACGGCTGACCACCGCCTTCCCCGTGGCCGCGTACGCCTTCGAGTCCTCGCCGCCGGCTGCCGACCGGCTCGACCGGGCCCGCCGGTACGCGCCGTACAACGAGGACAGCATCAACCTGATCGCCGAGGTCGACGGGCGTACGGTGGCCGCCGTCGCCGGCATCCCGATGCGGCAGAACGTGCGCGGCGTCGTACACCGCATGGCCGGGATCGCGTCGGTCTCCACCGATCCGCTGGCCCGCCGGCAGGGCCACGCCCGCACCCTGTTGACCCGGCTGCTCGGCGACATGCGCGACGACGGCCACGTGGTCAGCGCTCTTTATCCCTTCAGACCATCTTTCTATGAGAGATTTGGCTACGCCGGGATGCCGCGCGCCCGCCGCGCCTCGTTCGCCCCGGCCGACCTGGGCCGGCTCCCCGTGACCTGCCCGGCGAGGTCGAGTGGGGCCCGGTCGCCGACCGGTACGACGACTTCCGCGACCTGA
- a CDS encoding aminoglycoside phosphotransferase family protein, with protein sequence MASAGPDGRAGIDAALVRRLIAAQFPQWSDLPVTPVEVDGWDNRTYRLGDDMTVRLPTAAGYVPAVAKENEWLPRLAPALPVAVPPVLAMGEPAAGYPFPWSVRGWLPGETADRARIDDLPGFAVAVAGFVRALHRCDTTGGPAAGEHSFWRGAPPTHYDGQTRRCLAALAGYVDTARAAAVWDAALASPFTGMPVWFHGDIASGNLLAVDGKLAAVIDFGTSGVGDPACDLVIAWTMFSGASRDTFRAAVGLDDGTLARARGWALWKALLVMTESLDTDPERVGVNERVVGEVLADHDRRG encoded by the coding sequence ATGGCTTCAGCTGGCCCCGACGGCCGCGCCGGAATCGACGCCGCGCTCGTGCGGCGCCTGATCGCCGCACAGTTTCCACAGTGGAGCGACCTGCCGGTGACGCCGGTGGAGGTCGACGGCTGGGACAACCGGACCTACCGGCTGGGCGACGACATGACCGTACGGCTGCCGACCGCCGCCGGCTACGTGCCCGCGGTGGCCAAGGAGAACGAGTGGCTGCCGAGGCTGGCGCCGGCGCTGCCCGTCGCCGTACCACCGGTCCTGGCGATGGGCGAACCGGCCGCCGGTTACCCGTTCCCGTGGTCGGTGCGCGGCTGGCTGCCCGGCGAGACGGCCGACCGTGCGCGCATCGACGACCTGCCGGGGTTCGCGGTCGCGGTGGCCGGATTCGTCCGGGCCCTGCACCGCTGCGACACCACCGGCGGCCCGGCCGCCGGCGAGCACAGCTTCTGGCGCGGAGCCCCGCCGACCCACTACGACGGGCAGACGCGCCGCTGCCTGGCCGCGCTGGCCGGGTACGTCGACACGGCCCGCGCCGCCGCCGTCTGGGACGCCGCCCTGGCCAGCCCGTTCACCGGGATGCCGGTGTGGTTCCACGGCGACATCGCCTCGGGGAACCTGCTGGCCGTCGACGGGAAACTCGCCGCGGTCATCGACTTCGGCACCTCCGGCGTCGGCGACCCGGCCTGCGACCTGGTGATCGCCTGGACGATGTTCTCCGGCGCCAGCCGCGACACGTTCCGGGCGGCGGTCGGCCTGGACGACGGCACCTTGGCACGGGCCCGGGGCTGGGCCCTGTGGAAGGCACTGCTGGTCATGACCGAGTCGCTCGACACCGATCCGGAACGGGTCGGGGTCAACGAGCGGGTGGTCGGCGAGGTCCTCGCCGACCACGACCGCCGCGGCTAG
- a CDS encoding DUF3159 domain-containing protein encodes MTSRGADDRESLADLLGGRRGAIDATLPPVAFGAGWLLTGQSIIGGVIAALVVAVVVAGWRLRRGDRPRSVLIGLLAVCVAALIALRTGRATDFFLLQLVSNAASALAWIVSIVVRWPLLGVVVGTVLGQRTRWRRDPALLRAYSRGSWVWVGQYVIRLLVFLPLYFADQVVALTAARAALTWPLVAACLAVSWWVIRRSLPADHPGLRHPAAQAKTTANSPQ; translated from the coding sequence ATGACGTCGCGGGGCGCGGACGACCGCGAATCCCTCGCTGACCTGCTCGGCGGTCGGCGGGGCGCGATCGACGCCACGCTGCCCCCGGTCGCCTTCGGCGCCGGCTGGCTGCTGACCGGTCAGTCGATCATCGGTGGCGTCATCGCCGCGTTGGTCGTCGCGGTCGTGGTGGCCGGCTGGCGCCTGCGGCGCGGCGACCGGCCCCGCTCGGTACTCATCGGTCTGCTCGCCGTCTGCGTCGCCGCGCTGATCGCCCTGCGCACCGGCCGGGCCACCGACTTCTTCCTGCTGCAACTGGTTTCCAACGCGGCCAGCGCGCTGGCCTGGATCGTCAGCATCGTGGTGCGCTGGCCGCTGCTGGGCGTCGTGGTCGGCACCGTGCTCGGGCAGCGGACCCGGTGGCGGCGTGATCCCGCGTTGCTGCGCGCCTACAGCCGGGGCAGCTGGGTGTGGGTCGGCCAGTACGTGATCCGGCTGCTGGTCTTCCTGCCGCTCTACTTCGCCGACCAGGTCGTCGCGCTGACCGCCGCCCGGGCCGCGCTGACCTGGCCGCTGGTCGCGGCCTGCCTGGCGGTCAGCTGGTGGGTGATCCGCCGATCCCTGCCCGCCGACCATCCCGGCCTGCGGCATCCGGCCGCACAGGCCAAGACAACCGCCAATTCACCGCAATAG
- a CDS encoding sterol carrier protein domain-containing protein, which yields MFPERRGHILRDLEPRWLVTARVDGEVVGALTYRIEGYGGELVGDDLLVTGPVGRILLLRFLARHVDQVSLASVLVGADDVPELWVTDLAVRTEVDVSFPRRGAPMARVLSLEALAGMAAGPGRVAVEVVDDPFVAGRYVLDGHSGQLEVGRGDGPGPVATLTVAGLSGLLYGVLDPVEARLRGFGTVSDDAAAQLRLLFPRRIPYLFADF from the coding sequence GTGTTCCCGGAGCGGCGCGGGCATATCCTTCGCGACCTGGAGCCGCGCTGGCTGGTCACCGCCCGCGTCGACGGCGAGGTCGTCGGCGCGCTGACGTACCGGATCGAGGGCTACGGCGGTGAACTGGTCGGCGACGACCTGCTGGTGACCGGGCCGGTGGGACGCATCCTGCTGCTGCGGTTCCTGGCCCGCCACGTCGACCAGGTGTCGCTGGCCAGCGTGCTGGTGGGTGCCGACGACGTACCGGAGTTGTGGGTGACCGACCTGGCCGTCCGCACCGAGGTCGACGTGAGTTTCCCCCGCCGGGGCGCGCCGATGGCCCGGGTGCTGTCGCTGGAGGCGCTGGCCGGGATGGCCGCCGGACCGGGCCGGGTCGCCGTCGAGGTCGTCGACGACCCGTTCGTCGCCGGCCGGTACGTGCTCGACGGCCACTCCGGCCAGCTCGAGGTGGGTCGCGGCGACGGTCCCGGACCGGTGGCGACGCTGACCGTCGCCGGCCTGTCCGGGCTGCTCTACGGCGTGCTCGACCCGGTCGAGGCGCGGCTGCGCGGCTTCGGCACCGTGTCCGACGACGCCGCCGCGCAGCTGCGGCTGCTGTTCCCCCGCCGGATCCCCTACCTTTTCGCGGACTTCTGA
- a CDS encoding sugar phosphate isomerase/epimerase family protein, whose amino-acid sequence MTVHPIGVNTWVWVSPLTDDALSRLVPRISGWGFDVVELPMMSTTDWDPAYAADLLAAHGLGATVCAGLLPDHDLLTDDAEVLGRTGDFVRGCVRAAATVGARVVAGPLYSPAGRRWPLDSDGRRDALARLVTRLRPLAGYAAEHGVTLALEPLNRFDSSLLNTVAQTLEVVDGIDGLGIALDTFHVNIEERDVAAAFRAAGDRLVHVQVCANDRGTPGADHFDWPAILGALTDVGYAGPLCIESFTAAGLEVPMSVWRPLAASRDAVAVDGLSFLRALMTEDTSTIAVP is encoded by the coding sequence ATGACTGTGCACCCGATCGGCGTCAACACCTGGGTGTGGGTGTCGCCGTTGACCGACGACGCGCTGTCCCGGCTGGTGCCGCGGATCAGCGGCTGGGGGTTCGACGTCGTCGAACTGCCGATGATGTCGACCACGGACTGGGATCCGGCGTACGCCGCCGACCTGCTCGCCGCCCACGGGCTCGGGGCGACCGTCTGCGCCGGGCTGCTGCCCGACCACGACCTGCTCACCGACGACGCCGAGGTGCTGGGGCGTACCGGCGACTTCGTGCGCGGCTGCGTGCGGGCGGCGGCGACCGTCGGCGCCCGCGTCGTCGCCGGGCCGCTGTACTCCCCGGCGGGCCGGCGCTGGCCACTGGACTCCGACGGCCGACGCGACGCGCTGGCCCGGCTGGTGACCCGGCTGCGGCCGCTGGCCGGCTACGCGGCCGAGCACGGGGTGACGCTCGCGCTCGAACCGCTGAACCGGTTCGACAGCAGCCTGCTGAACACCGTCGCGCAGACCCTGGAGGTCGTCGACGGCATCGACGGGCTGGGCATCGCGTTGGACACGTTCCACGTCAACATCGAGGAGCGCGACGTCGCCGCCGCGTTCCGGGCCGCCGGCGACCGCCTCGTCCACGTGCAGGTCTGCGCCAACGACCGGGGTACGCCGGGTGCGGACCATTTCGACTGGCCGGCGATTCTCGGCGCGCTGACGGACGTCGGCTACGCCGGGCCGCTGTGTATCGAGTCGTTCACCGCGGCGGGTCTCGAGGTGCCGATGTCGGTGTGGCGTCCGCTGGCCGCGAGTCGGGATGCCGTCGCGGTCGACGGGTTGTCGTTCCTGCGGGCGTTGATGACCGAGGACACCTCGACCATCGCAGTACCGTAG
- the uppS gene encoding polyprenyl diphosphate synthase, with amino-acid sequence MRFTDPLHALYARRLRRQVAAGRLPAHVGLVMDGNRRWAREMGLGDPSVGHRYGAEHVEDLLFWCEALAIRHVTVFVCSTENLRRRDTAEVAYLMRTIEEVVAAQLARPAARWRVHVAGAPDILPRSTAHALKEAVEATRDCPTGAHVTLAIGYGGRQELVDAIRDLLHDRAGAGHTVQDIADSLTVDDITRHLYTAGQPDPDLIIRTSGEQRMSNFLLWQSAYSELYFCEAYWPAFREVDFLRALRSYAGRQRRYGA; translated from the coding sequence ATGCGATTCACCGACCCCCTCCACGCCCTGTACGCCCGCCGGCTACGGCGACAGGTCGCGGCCGGCCGGTTGCCGGCGCACGTCGGTCTGGTCATGGACGGCAACCGCCGCTGGGCCCGCGAGATGGGCCTGGGTGACCCGAGCGTCGGCCACCGGTACGGCGCCGAGCACGTCGAGGACCTCCTGTTTTGGTGCGAGGCGCTCGCGATCAGGCACGTCACCGTCTTCGTCTGCTCGACCGAGAACCTGCGCCGACGCGACACCGCCGAGGTGGCCTACCTGATGCGCACCATCGAAGAGGTGGTGGCCGCCCAGCTCGCCCGGCCGGCGGCCCGCTGGCGGGTCCACGTCGCCGGCGCACCCGACATCCTTCCCCGGAGCACCGCCCACGCCCTCAAGGAAGCGGTGGAGGCGACCCGGGACTGCCCCACCGGGGCGCACGTGACGCTGGCCATCGGATACGGCGGACGTCAGGAGCTGGTCGACGCCATCCGTGACCTGCTGCACGACAGGGCTGGGGCGGGGCACACCGTTCAGGACATCGCCGACAGCCTGACCGTCGACGACATCACCCGACACCTGTACACCGCCGGTCAGCCGGACCCCGATCTGATCATCCGCACCAGCGGCGAGCAGCGCATGTCCAACTTCCTGCTCTGGCAGAGCGCCTACTCCGAACTCTACTTCTGCGAGGCGTACTGGCCGGCTTTCCGGGAGGTCGACTTCCTGCGCGCCCTGCGCAGCTATGCCGGCCGGCAGCGCCGCTACGGCGCCTGA